The Solanum dulcamara chromosome 6, daSolDulc1.2, whole genome shotgun sequence genome contains the following window.
GTTCTCTTATACTTTCATTTGCTTTTCAGGTTCTTTCCGATGCTGTCAAGAAGCGAGACTATGATGAGCAACTCAGAAAGGAAGAATCTAAGAGTGTAATGCAAAAATCACCTAGCACGTCCAACCAGGTCCGTTCAAGTGTCTGGCTAAACTTCATTAATCTCCAGTAACCCAGTCAGGATTCAACATCTTATCCTGCAAACAAAATTATCAAAGTGGGAAAAGTTTCAATGAGAACTAGTTTTATCAGTTTAACTGGGAAAGAGTAGATTCAGTGTCTGTCCTGTCCTTCATTTGAACTATCTATTGTAGCCCTATTTCCTTCAATGATGGCACCGAATTAAATTATGTGATACTTGTTTCACAATCAATAAGATCCATGTCAAAGCGTGATTAGCCTTTAAGGTGAAACAACAATTTCTAGGAGTGTGCAGAAATTGTAAGGTATCCTGGAACTTTCAGAAGAAAGAATTTCTTTTGGAATGAGAAGTTCTATGCTATGATCTAAGACCTGTTCAGCTTTATGATCTTTACTAAGGGAAACTCATGTAAATAGTTATTgattgatttaaaaaataaaaataaaggatgCCTTTCTTGCAAACCACCAGTTCCATGTCAATTTCTTTGAGGTCATAAATAAGGTACCAAAGTTTTATCTTCAGATCCTTCAACAGGAAGACTTAAACTTTACAAATGACTTATCTGGTATGGTGCAGGAATCCTCCAACTACTGCTCAGAAGAGTCGAGGCGTATCCACTGCACAAAATGTGGCAACTCACACATTTGGATCTGCACCAACAGGACAAAGGTCAAGGCAAGATGGTGCCAGGTTGGGCAATCATTAAATTGTCTGTTATGGTTGCTGTTCCTCTCTTTCGCTTGTTCAAATTTTAATGAAAGCTACTGTGTACAGGATTGTTGTCAATATCACCAAGCCAAAGATGGGGATGGATGGGTAGAGTACAAAGGATCATTGGTTTTTAATCGACCACAAAAGGTATCTCAATTTTGCAGTAATTTATATTCTCTTGAAAGGTTCATGTGAAGTAGTGTTCAATTTGGTTCATTTACCAGTTCAATAGATAAAAGTGTCATTCAGGAACAAATTATCATTTCCTGAAAATCTTGGAATTAGAGTACTTTTTATTATGGGTTCTCAAAGAAGGCGAAAATCTTATGCTTAGGCCCTGCACCATGCGAACTAAGTTCGGCATTTAAATGGAGAAGGGTAGAGGAGTGGGTCCATTGTCTCTGCGTTTTGAAAGCTGCGGTTGGTCCTAAGGGGGGTTGACCCCAaatggatattttggtcataaAAAAATGGCACGTTATACTTGATCATTATTGTCTAGTTCGATTCTCAATAGATATTGTAGGAagcaatttatcaaaaaaatacttttagacCTTTCAAAATCTTTGGACTCTTGTACTTAATGGTCACTTTGACTTCATTACAAAGCTTCAAATTGGTTTGGTCAAGTCTCAACATGCTTTATGTGATCAAGTTACTGTATGTAGGGTGGTTCTCCACTTTTTAAATGTCTATGAATTAAATGTTATGTCCTTAGAGGGTGCAAGCAAATTGTTCACACACTGGCCAATTAGTGTGCCAGTACTAGTCAAAGGTCAACTCAAAGAGTTGAAGTTAGCATCTAGCTGCATGTGAACAGTGGTCTCCATTACTTTCACATGTAATTTTGTTGATAAGATGCTCATTCTTTGTAATGTTCCTTCAGGCGGAGATACCTCGTGCTTTTGTATGTGCTGAGGGCAAGATATTTGATGTGTCAGAATGGGCCATATGTCAGGTCAGTAATCTCTGTTATTACTCATGTACCAAACCAGATAAAAGTGTAGACTCGTCTGTAAGACACTTCAATTGACTCTTTTTTCGTTCTTACATCACTGCTTAAATGGCATTCAGTCTAAACAACATTGCCATAGTCTTTTTTGTTTGGTAAATCGACCTACTGTATACATGTGTGACAGAAGCTGATGGATAAGATTGTCCAAcctattgaaaaaaaataaaatattgaatatGCACCGGACGTTTACTGCTCCTGTGGAAGCAGTAGAGAATTCCTCGGAtgaaaactattattataaaaagATAGAAATATGACGTTTGCTGCTAGTACTTGTGTTTACCAATCTCCTCTGTGCAGGGTATGGCTTGTAGACCCAATACCCATAGGCCGAGTTTCCATGTGAACATGGTTGGTTTAGAGAAATCATCCCAGAGATCCAATTCAAGTAGGTATCCGTGGGATTTTGATGCTGAGATGacagatgaagatgaagaattCGAGCTGTGGCTCCAGCAAGCTCTAGCATCTGGACTTTTTTGTGAGACACCAAAGCGGAGAAAGACTTGGAGTCCTTTCAAGTTGAATCAGATGAAAGGAAAGAAGCAATGGAGAAGGTCTTCATGAGTTACACGCATAAAAAATGGCTACGATGCTCGGATGCCATATTTGTGATGATTCAACATCCACTGCCCCTAAAATCAGGACAAAATGAAAAACGAGGATAAAAAGACATGATGCGATATCTTAAAGTTTCATATGCATCAAAACGGAGATGACTGAGCTTCTCATCAAGGGAGAAGCCCATCTGTTGgcttgactaaacaagtataaaTGTGCTGGTTAGCTGATCCATTTGTATATATCATCCTAATTATCCGGCTTGCGTACACTCCATCCTCTCCAAACTCtgcttgtgggattacactggataTGTCGTATCCTAATTATCCAGCAGCATTTATCTATTGCAATGCCTAGTTTTGAGCTAGATCCCTTGAATTGATTAGGAGGAACAAAACTGAGCAAATCTTTGTACATCTGATGATCCTGCCTGGACTTGGACTACTTGAGGTACAATAAATTTCAGAGAAAAATTGTACTCTTCTGTGCAATTGTAGGACAATTCATACTATTATCCCACTGCATTCCACATATTTAAATACAAGATCttcgtttttttttcttccgaTACCTTTATGGAAAGTTAATAGTTTGGACCTTGCCCATAGCGGAAGTTTAGTACACTAGACTCGctttttttttggagatagaATTGGATCTCCCAGGTGCAAATGTAGTCCAACTTTTAGATCGTTGTTTGAGCAAATAAGCATTAAACAGTTATGGTTCGTTGGGAACAATTAAGATTTTAGTTGGATCATAATCATCTTTCAACCAAACTGAAACACTAGCCCATGTTAAATCTGATCCTAATTTCATAAATTGCAAAGAGTTTAATAGTTTTGTTCAGAATACAGTCTAGTACTGAAGTTTGCCTATAGAGAAGTAAAAGATTCTTTGCACAAGATCAGAGACAATCTGAGATAATATATCATTCTGTAAAGTCCAAAGAGCAAAACTGAATTGTTCAAACCCAAGAGAACAGAATCTGAATCCCCACCCCCGGCTCTTCCACATGCGTTCCCTCGTATAATTTCTTTGGCTAATGTCATAGATCATCTTCTTCTAAATCCTGTTATAAATCTCTGGATGCCGGCAAAATCTGATACCATCTTCACTTTAGAGAAGGTACCTTTCTTCTTAGTATCAATGTAGTGGACTAGGAATTCGCTCTGTTCATCACCATTTGTCTGCAGCAACATGATGAAAGGACATTAATAAGCAAATATAAAATGTAGAATTTTTTTGCAATGAGAGTACAAAACTAAACATGCCTATTAGGTCCTGCTTTAAATGTCTCTTTAACAGTCAATAAGCAAAcattctttttttaagaaagaaattagCATTCTGCGTCTCTATATACTCTTACAAACCTGTAATATCTTTCAGTCCAGATTAGTTGTTCTTGCAATATTTAGGTGACTTAAACCCTTGCCAAACTAGTGGAGAATCCTAGAAAGAATGCACACTCATGAATAAATCAAGGGGACTTGTGAGAAGTTAAAATTCATCTTGTAAGATTAGTCATTGTGAGTCAATGGGGTGCCACAGCTTGACGTTATCAAATGACAAGTTAAACGGGAAAGAGTAAAAAGCTTGATCCAGAACATGGATAGTTACCTCAAATGCAAAGAAACCGCCAGGTTTCAACATTGAAACAGCCCCATTGCAGAGATGGATAAGGTCATTCATACCACTTGCTCCACCGTCTAACGCTAGCCTAGGTTCATGTCTACCAACTTCAGCTTGTAGTCCACCAATATCTTTGCTTGGAATATATGGTGGATTACTGACCAGTCCCACAAATTCTCCTTCATCATCTCTCAAAGGCTCAAACCAAGATCCTTGCTTTACATGGACTTTTTCCTGGCACAAACAAACAAGACATATGTAGTTTACAATGTATTCAAGTTTTGCATCCCTAAAAGTTTAATCAATGATTACCCTCCATTTCACTAATTCTATAACAATGTATAAAATATTGATTTATGATCAAGAAAGTCCAAATTCCCATTTTTCTTCAGtcacaaatatttaaaaatcacaACTTTTGCTAAACTAGCCAATTCTACAACTATATCAGTTAGCTTTAAAGATCAATCAGCTTGAGAAAATCAACCATGAAAATACAGTAATACAGAAGTAAAGTCTCAAAGAGGAACCATACTAAGAGCAACAAGCAACCATAACTACGCCTCAATCCCAAACAAGTTGGGTTCAGCTCTACGAATCCCAACCTTCATTTAAGCTGTTCAAACCATACTAAGAGCAACAAGCAACAACTGCGCCTCAGTCCCAAACAAGTTGGGGTCGATTATATGAATTCCCGCTTTCATTTAAGCTCATTTCAAACCATACTaagagcaacaacaacaactacgtGTCAGTCCCAAACAAGTCGGGGTCGGCTATATGAATCCCTGCTCTCATCAAAGCTCATTTCAAACCATACTAAGAGCAACAAGCAAATTGCACAAAATACTAACCTCCAAATCATACCTCTGCACATTATAAGATGCAACTGCAGCAGCAACAGGACTTAAATCAGTAGCAGCAACTCTACCATAACCACCCAAAATCCTTGCAATCCCAATAGCAAGTGCACCACTCCCAGTCCCCAAATCAGCCCACAATCCTTCCCTCAACTCCTCATTCTCCTTAATAGCATCATCCACAAGGTCCACAATCAGCTCAGTCTCAGGCCTTGGAATCAAAACCCCTTCTTGAACACTCAAAACCAAATCCCTCCAATGCTCACAACCAACCACATACTGAAAAGGCCTTCTTTCTTCTACCCTTTGTTTCCACAACATATACAGTTGTTCCAAAGACGCCCGAATTGAAACTGAGCTATTTTCATTGTAATTTTTGTGGGGTTGTTGCAAGAACGACTTGGGTGTTTCAATTACATCTTCAACAAGCCAATTTAGCTCCCTGAACAACAATTCTGAGTCTGGACCATTGTCCAGTTCCAAGAAAGTGGAACCCACAGAAGAAGTTAGGGATTTAGCCCAAAGGTGCCATTTTTTGAGGTCTGATATGGTTGTTTTGAAGGCCGATGGCCTTAAAAATAGCGGTATTTGAGGTTTCACTGAGGTTGCTGGAGATGAAACAGAGCAACATGAAATGGGTCGAATGAAGCTCAACCTCATTTTCTTCGACACCCAGGCAAGTTTCAATCTTCCTTCGGATAGTTTAGCCCCATTTCTTTTGTTGGGTTTTGACCCGCTATCTGCTATTTGTTTTGATTTGAGGTccaattaaattttttgtttcGATTACTAATAACGGAAAGATCACTTTAACCTCTTCGATTCATATCTATGATTTGCTGTACAATATATCAGTTATAGACTTATGGTTATACAATTTCAATATTTGTAATAAATATACAGTCAAATTCATTAGGCCTTTGGTATATAAGTATTTAATTAGTTTGTATTATGCCTTATTTGTATAtgttatataattttattcacCTCAATAACTCTTCAACCGACATAATCATTGATATTAGGTTATAGAGATGTTCTTCGTCAGTCAGTCAGTCAGTCCGATTTGAATCATGAAATTGTTACTCAAATCTGTTTGGATTATATATTTACCTAATTTTGttatttgatacaaaaaagaACATGTCGCCGTTTGAAGTATGCAAGTGTTTTTGATGTTTCTTCTTTAATTACTTGTTGCTTGCTGATTACGAACTTAGTACAATTTTATCCTTTTATTGCCTTGTTCATGACCATCGTTTAACCTAGCATCAAATATAGATATTCTGTCCTAATTTAACATTAGATATATCATTGGCACATATGTGATTTATGCTCTATAGACAATCTTAATCTTAAAGGGGAGTGAACAAACCTCTCATAAAATTTATGGTTATCCGATTCAGGGCTAAGCTGTCACGCCCAGAAGTGGctggcactcgaaaaccattgttggccttcaagcgaaccatttagtccaatcacactttcattcagtcacattctatcagtggaagactcaactcacaagaatactattcataaataaggccaaaggccaactacatatccaatcaacaactagtaagaatgaaactagtcaaaacgaacaaatcaacatcatccacactctagtctatgaagcctctgtcaacaatctaagaggtgccaatgacaggttcatggttaccacaaatcaaataaaggtaAACTAACTCAAAGCTAAAAAGATAATTGCGGTATCCTTCGAAcacagggaggactcaccaactagctggaagcgaatagatcctcaatagtgcgcttgttgatgatctctagtacctgtctctgcatcatgaaacgatgcaggccaaatgacgtcagtacgtggaatgtacgagtatgtaaaatggcaggatgAAATATGCATCAGGGtaggatcaaatcaactcagaatctcaactcaaaagaaggaacaactaaatcaagatgtcctaagtttAAACAAGATTATGATTTAGCCAAGACCAATCATatccaatccgactcagagtactatcaagacctatatgagagtttctcttatccatcataaaatatatttgaattgtGCGAAAATTAAATTTAGGATAAACAAGTTTGATATTACTAGGCTTTTTCATCCTCTTTATCTTATTCTTGTTTGAGTCTTGTTTTCACGATTATGAGAGTATGTTTCCTTGGCCTTGGAATGAGGAAATATATAGCAAGGCCTATAGTTGATCCTGCCATAACAAAAGGTATCAACATGCCTCCAATGACACATTGCTCAATCTGCTAAGGTAAAGACAATATTCTCTTAACAATCTCCCCTTTGCAAATCAACTATAATTaacatttctttttatttggaATATGTAAACTACAAAAGCTACTTAACATTTaagttttttaattaaaaataattaaatacttACTATTTCATCACGTACTTGATGAGATAAGTGAGTTACAAAATGTGGTTTTAATGCTTAAGTCATGTATGCTTTGGACATTAAAATAGTCAACAGAAATGGATATACTCCACAACTAAATTAGGTGTATGTAGCTATTATATGTATCTGGATTGGGTATTAatctaatttcattttttattttgtcgGTTAAAAATGACATTTGACAGCATGACAATACCTTAAATAGGCAAGAGGACACTAGTTCACATTAAAGctgttttttttgttgattttttcccaattttctttaaaaatattttctctataaAACAAGTTCTTGATTATCTAATTTTTGGTATGGATTTAgatattaatttcttttaaaaaaaacaaatttacgACATAAAATTTACATACTTAGTGCTTACGTATACAAAGTACTACATTTAATAGAACTTTTGATctcataaataaattttttattttaatccaTGTGATATTTGACTAATCATATTTAATCTTTAATTATTGGAAATATGCATTTTTGATTCTTTGCTCGTGaaatttttacaattttttaaaattattaatcaTCTTGTAATTTAATCGCCCATGTGTTAAGTTGAACTTGTATTGTTACTCTATACATGAAGATAAgatacttttattatattttaaatataaaatattttctattttttaaaaagtaaatattttaatttattagaaGGTTAAATATGTTGTATCATATatcacaaaaattaaaataaaacttatcaATGATTGAGGGATTAAGTTATTATACCAAATATTAATGTAGCATTTGGCCCCAAGTAATTTTTGGGAACTTCTGTTTGTCCATAAAATTTGTCATTACttaacaaatatttttggcaaaatCCCCAAGTTCCAAGTTCTAAAAAAAAGtagaacttgggaacttgaaaagttttaaaaatttaaaaataaccccaaatttttatattttataaaacatcaatcatttattaattttaactaaatatttatctatcaATTTACTCCATTAATATGATCAATCAATACCATGAATCCCTcttaaataaaacttatctATAAAAATATCCACCGATCCTTTTAATTCTTCATCATTAAGTATATgttaaatgaaataattaatgtattgtatataatgttattttgttattgttgattgttatcaattctgttataattttttttaacgaaacatcttcattataaaatgataacacaaatttatgggtatttttaataatttttaaaacttacagatataaaataatatttttaaaaatttcaccaaaatttgGAAAACCTTGAGGCCAAACGCATGGTgcaattttatcaaaatttcttttaaaaataacttgCTAAGAATATGTAAAAACTTGAGGCCAAATGGGGCCTAAATCATACATttatagataaaataaaaatatttaatagtagTATCATATTTGAAGGGCACAAGAGAATTGTAGCATTGGATTCTCAGCTCTTTGTTCAAGATAGGGCTTTTAAAAGATTCTATTTATCAAAAGCTCTTAGTAGGAGATGATGTTATAACTTTAGCTACTTTTacctataattcacctactttatacattattctatttataaagtaaaaagtcaaacctcaattacatagaaaattgtgaaaaataacttaattataTAAGTCATAAACCGTATTCAATTCGCGAATAAAACACTaataattcttttaattttgaaatgtCACATGTGATTATGATCTTGAGGAGGTTataactaaaaagaaaataatggtTTATAAATGTCACATGTGATTATGATCTTGAGGAGGTTAtaacttaaaagaaaataatggtTTATAtctatttataatttaaataaaaataacaattttacattttttaaatgttttttttataatttaatttaaaaaaattataatatgccattttagaattgattttttttgttaaaattgagATGGTTGAACCTCTAGATGTTTCTTATGGAGTAATAAATTGGAGGGTCTCCCACATGTTGACTACAACATATTGGTCCCCTATGGCCACCACCCCTTATAATTTTCATTTAATTATGGTTTGATTTATTAGTTTCCCTTTACTATCTTTAACTAGTTGATTGACATTGCATTAAATTTTCCACTCTAAATAATTAGTACACtctctattttatattaattaaatttttaatttttttttattgttcaaaataattaaattgtttaaagttcaagatgaatgtttgaaactttttttatatttgccctttcatttattaaagttttatattttctaggagataaatcatactacttgaaaaattatatttataattttacaaaGGACAATAGAGGGAGTATAATAGACATAGTATATGTTAACTAAGTTGATAAAGTAACAATATTGAGAAAGAAAACCGGCATAgaaccttttttaaaaaatgtttttcatcAGACTCTTCTTAATTCATAAAAGACTCTCCTTTGAGATGTTTACTAATTTCTTCATATAGTATATGTTAATGAAGTCAAAGACGATACATTATCCTACTATATACTAATCCGTTTAATTAAATGCCACATACATTTTGTTCCCTTTTCTAACTTTTTCATGTTTAACGATTTTTCGAAGTGTGGTTAGAGAAATTACTAAAGAAAAATGTTCAATGGCTAATAAGGTTCAAAAGGTCTCATATCTATTTTTCAGTCgaaaaaaatatactaaatcATGATGGACAAAGTTGTCAAATACTTATACT
Protein-coding sequences here:
- the LOC129891689 gene encoding uncharacterized protein LOC129891689, whose translation is MRLSFIRPISCCSVSSPATSVKPQIPLFLRPSAFKTTISDLKKWHLWAKSLTSSVGSTFLELDNGPDSELLFRELNWLVEDVIETPKSFLQQPHKNYNENSSVSIRASLEQLYMLWKQRVEERRPFQYVVGCEHWRDLVLSVQEGVLIPRPETELIVDLVDDAIKENEELREGLWADLGTGSGALAIGIARILGGYGRVAATDLSPVAAAVASYNVQRYDLEEKVHVKQGSWFEPLRDDEGEFVGLVSNPPYIPSKDIGGLQAEVGRHEPRLALDGGASGMNDLIHLCNGAVSMLKPGGFFAFETNGDEQSEFLVHYIDTKKKGTFSKVKMVSDFAGIQRFITGFRRR